Genomic segment of Paenibacillus sp. FSL R5-0623:
AATGTCGGAATGTCCAGCTGATCATTGCTCGGCTGATTTCCGAAAGGACGCAGGTTCGGCGAACGTGTATCCGTCGTCTCCGCTGTTGCTGGAGCTGGTTTACGTCCTGGTGGTGGTGGAGCAGGTTTATCTTCAAAACCGGTTGCAATAACCGTAACCTTAATCTCCTCTTTCAGGTCTTCGTCAATGATGGCACCAAAGATCATATTCACTTCCGGGTCGGAAGCAGAAGTTACGATCTCTGCCGCTTCGTTCACTTCATACAGGGACAGATTAACACCACCCGTAATATTCATGATTACGCCGCGAGCACCTTCAATAGAAGTTTCCAGCAAAGGACTCATAATGGCTTTGCGTGCTGCTTCTGCGGCACGATTCTCACCAGTTGATTCACCAATCCCCATAAGGGCCGAACCACGTTCGTGCATAATCGTTTTGACGTCAGCAAAGTCAAGGTTGATCAGACCCGGTACCGCGATCAAATCAGAGATACCTTGTACAGCTTGACGAAGTACGTTATCCGCTTGACGGAATGCTTCAAGCATAGGAGTCTTTTTGTCTACGATTTCGAGCAAACGATCATTAGGAATCACGATCAGTGTGTCGACTTTTTCCTTGAGAGCTTCAATACCTTGCTCTGCATGGCTGGAACGCTTGCGTCCTTCAAATGTAAATGGACGAGTTACGACACCAACGGTAAGTGCACCACACTCTTTAGCGATTTCGGCAATAACCGGAGCCGCACCTGTACCTGTACCACCGCCCATACCGGCTGTAA
This window contains:
- the ftsZ gene encoding cell division protein FtsZ; the encoded protein is MLEFDFEMESLAQIKVIGVGGGGSNAVNRMIENGVQGVEFITVNTDAQALHLAKSEHKLQIGDKLTRGLGAGANPDVGKKAAEESRDLIMNTLKGADMVFVTAGMGGGTGTGAAPVIAEIAKECGALTVGVVTRPFTFEGRKRSSHAEQGIEALKEKVDTLIVIPNDRLLEIVDKKTPMLEAFRQADNVLRQAVQGISDLIAVPGLINLDFADVKTIMHERGSALMGIGESTGENRAAEAARKAIMSPLLETSIEGARGVIMNITGGVNLSLYEVNEAAEIVTSASDPEVNMIFGAIIDEDLKEEIKVTVIATGFEDKPAPPPPGRKPAPATAETTDTRSPNLRPFGNQPSNDQLDIPTFLRNRSRNNNND